A single genomic interval of Zingiber officinale cultivar Zhangliang chromosome 4A, Zo_v1.1, whole genome shotgun sequence harbors:
- the LOC121972553 gene encoding F-box/LRR-repeat protein At3g48880-like produces MPPKTLRFKDNHSPLSISILISLFHFRRLALGDLAVAVPFVCKSWYRASLDPSCWRRLNFRSLGFTPCSPFSRAFALRYCLHSPLSFSAFLRFTLHRSRGIVDQLAFPLSSAVSIHDLAYASVKCLRLKALALPDNLMLEDDLRIPELVRWWKDLEHLEMEIVGIFAPPILSSSRSCNLSFAIPISLPKPLSFATSSLPRLHSPPSRNPGPFRAQVSVSAAQKTKDRLPANLIVTETKGPHSTVCTFPFSTF; encoded by the exons ATGCCTCCAAAGACACTACGCTTCAAGGATAATCACTCTCCTCTCTCTATTTCTAT cctcatctccctcttccacTTCCGCCGCCTCGCCCTCGGAGATCTCGCCGTCGCCGTCCCCTTCGTCTGCAAGTCCTGGTACCGCGCCTCCCTCGACCCTAGCTGCTGGCGCCGCCTCAACTTCCGCTCCCTCGGATTCACGCCCTGTAGCCCTTTCTCCCGCGCCTTTGCGCTCCGCTACTGCCTCCACTCCCCCCTCTCCTTCTCCGCCTTCCTCCGTTTCACCCTCCACCGCTCCCGTGGCATCGTCGACCAACTCGCCTTCCCCCTTTCCTCTGCCGTCTCCATCCATGACCTCGCCTATGCCTCTGTCAA ATGCCTGAGATTGAAGGCGCTGGCTTTGCCGGACAACCTGATGCTGGAGGACGACCTTCGAATCCCGGAGCTGGTGCGGTGGTGGAAGGATCTGGAGCATCTGGAGATGGAGATAGTTGGCATCTTCGCCCCACCCATCCTCTCTTCCTCGCGCTCCTGCAATCTATCCTTTGCTATCCCCATCTCCCTCCCCAAACCTTTGTCTTTCGCCACCTCTTCCCTCCCACGCCTTCACTCACCTCCCTCACGAAACCCGGGGCCTTTCCGTGCCCAAGTTAGTGTCTCCGCTGCTCAGAAGACGAAAGATAGGTTGCCAGCCAACCTCATTGTGACGGAGACCAAAGGGCCTCACTCCACTGTCTGTACCTTTCCTTTTTCTACCTTCTAA